The genomic interval AAATATCTTCCTGAGAACACTCATCTCTTGTTCACGTTGCAAACAGCAGTCAACATAATACTGTTACTTCTCTCATGACAGAGGAGGTTATGACTTTGGTCATTTCCCATTAACAGCTGTTCATCATATGTGCCAATTACTGCAGGTTTATTAAAattggaaatgtgtttctaacACTTGGAATGGATGAATCCTAACAGTATGACATTAAAAAATGTTAGACAGTTGAGTCAGCTCTGCTGGGGTAAGTGTAACACAGTCACAGATGTACTAAACCCACGCAACGGTCCTGGTGatgacacacacaagtacactacatgtagaacatctgtgatgtcacacaaagtacacaataTAAATGGAAGaccaacacaaagaaaacagggACAAATTATTAACACAATTACTAGAAGGAATAATTCCCATTTGTGcgtgtttagcctagcttagcataaacactgaAAGGAAGGGGAAACAAGGCCAGTGGGCTTAAAGCTGGCTATGTTTGTGCAAATAACCGTTTATGTTTTCTCCAGGAAATATACTGCATAGAAACATGTTGCCTGGAACCAGGTGACTCAGGGACGGGCAGGAGGAAGAACTGAGAACTGTGGGTAGTGTAGTCTTCTACTGGACCTTGGTGACAGCCTCATGGATGGACTCAGCCACGTATTCAATATTCTTGCTGTTCAGACCGCACATATTGATGCGACCACTGGCCATTAAGTAGATGTGTCTCTCCTTCACCATATACTCCACTTGATTGGCTGGAGGAAATACAGCAGAACCAGATTGAATTATTCATTGATTATCCACGTTATACTTTACACATCCTGTAAAGATATTTGTGTGCAATAAAGGGAAACAGTAGTGTAACGGACTGTAGTGGATTTGTGATTCATAGGGATCCCCCTCGCGGTTTGGCATAAGACTAAaatatgtattgtgtttttatcaatAAATATACATTCTTATTGTCCATATACCAGCAGCTATAATAagacaaaacgacaacaaactCTATCTAAACTATCTTTGCATCTTCTTGTGTCATTCTGTTCAGCATATTTCATGCTGAACAGTTAGAGCACTGACATTAATCTAAActatgtgtgagtgagagaagcaaacacacaaatcagAAAGAAGCCTTCAGAAAAATAACAatagttatttaaaatgtaaggttaaaacagagaaaatatgcatgcacacattgttgttttatgtattaacATAGTTCTGGTTATATCATCAGCAatctgtcaaaaacaaaacataagataagataagataagataatcctttattagtccctcagtggggaaattaaaggactacagcagcattgctcacagtaataagtaaaaaacaagtagtataataacagaattaagataagagtaaaaaacaagaagaatattatatatacagacggagtagaaatagaataaagtggataaagtgtataaaataaatttaaaaagtacttaaacgtattagtattgcacaactgggctaaagtgctgttcagtgcgaagtccaaagtgttcaagtgtttgtggcctactgggagctcagcttgttgtgtagcctgacagcagctgAACAGTTGAACATGATCGGAGCATCTCTAAAAGTTAAAGAACTATTTGCTTTCTGGTTatgtttggactcacggttgaGGCCTGTAAAGCTGAACATGCCAATCTGCTCTGTGATGTGGTCCCAGGTGCCCGGTGTCCCCAGAGCTTGGAGCTTAGTCTTCAGCTGAGCCCTCATCAACAAAACCCTGCCCGCCATGGTCTTCACATTGTCCTTCCTTGAggcaacagaaacagaaaagaactCTACGtcttaaaaacaatattatctTTATGCCTGCATACATCTGACAGCGCTTTGAGTGTTATATTCTGTGCTGACCATTCAGTAAAGAGCTCAGGTGAATTGAGAGTGATGGCAACAATGCGAGCTCCCTGAGACGGTGGGTTTGACCAAGTGGTCCTGACAATCTTCTCCATCTGGGACAGAACTCGCTTCAGGTTGTCTGCATCATGAGCCACAATGGTCAGGTTGCCCACACGCTCATCTGATGGGACAAACACAagtcaataacaaaacaatattgtaGCTATTACATTCTTTAATCCGTAGGTGGAACCACTGACAGACCACCAGCATAGTGCTAAGAATAGCACTATGCTGGTGGTCATACACCTTTTTGTCATGTTTGAAAATAAGACGGGTGTGGACAAAGATTACAGCAATCTAAATTGGGGGCTTATCCTTTTTTCTACTATTAAATGTTGCAACACAAAGCAGGACTGCCATTAAGATTAGGAACAGCACAAAGAATGTCACTCTTTAATGGCTCTCTTGCAAGCTAGTGAGCTACAACTTAATGCACCCGAGCGTCACTCACTGTAGAGGCCAAAGTTCTTGGAGAATGACTGGGCACAGAACATTTCAAAGCCCAAGGAGACAAAGTAGCGGACCGCCCAGGCATCTTTATCCAGATTGCCTGAGGCGAATCCCTGATAGGCAGAGTCAAAGAACACAAacagcttcctcctctaaaaaagaagaggatgaaCAATACTATGATAAACATTCAGCATGCAAAACAATGTGACTGCTTAAACTGCCACTTGTCTTAGTGGCAAAATAAAgcttgtatttgtgtgtatatatgtgtgtaataccATCATAACTTCTGCAATCTGCATCCATTGCTCTTGTGTGGGGTCTGTGCCAGTTGGATTATGGGCACAAGCATGCAGGACAAAGACAGAGTGCTCTGGACAACTCTGTGgcaaacagagaggagaagaagtacTGTAAACTCCGAATGAAAATGGAGAACAAAATGAAGTAGTACAAAAGTCCCTATCACACCTTACCTCCAGGTCTCCAAGGAAACCAGCAAAATCAAGGCCCCTCTTCTCTGCATCCCAGTACTTGTATGGACGGACATCCTCAAAGCCAGCATTAGCGAACACAGCATTGTGATTTTCTGAAACGAACAGTAAGACAAACTCTGTATATTACCTCAAGATGCAAAggtaaatgttgttttatcaACCTGTTCTCACGTAGGAACTGAAAATAAAGCAAGATCACtgataaaatattacatttatgaaTAGAACCCTCTACATCTTGAGTCTATAATCTATATTGAGTCTATAAAAAGTCTCTGTAAATGATGAACAGGTCAAAGTCCATGAATAAGGAGTATGTTCATTTCCACTCCATACTACCACACTGGTTGCTCATGTGTATGAGCGGACATACCCCAGGTAGGCGCGGACACATAGAcgggtgttttggtgtttttgtttctattgTAGAAACGACTGAGAAATTCTGCGCCCATCTTCAAAGCACCTGTACCCCCCAGACATTGGACAGCTCCCACCTGGCAGTGACAGAAACAGAcaatttaaatggtttaaatggaaagaaaattaataatagaaacattgtgtgtctgttttttttactacacCTACTCTGTTCTCCTGGATGGCAGGGCTGTCATCTCCCAGCGCAATCTTAGAAGCCGAGGATCTGAAGTCAGGCAGGCCCAGGATGGGCAGGTACTCGTGGTTTAGGCTGTCATCATGCACAATTACCTTTTCTACTTTTTTAACCACTGGCAAAACCCACGGCTGGCCCTCATCTGTCCGGTAGGCTGCAACAAATGATTTAAGGACAATTATGTTGGTTAATATAATGGAGGGAAGAGGCTTGATATTTTGCTTATTGATTACATTTTAGATAACACCTAGTATAAGTTTAAAGATGGGTAAGGACTCTCTTCTGAGGAAACTACCGGTATAACCGAAATGTCCCACTGGCGCAGGAAGGACCACTTGGATACAGAAACAGGCGTGCACTATCATTTCCCTGTTGACTGTTTTAGCCAACTGAACTCCATGTCACCACCTGATAAGGACTAAAGTATACAACAGACTTTTTATCTTCAGAACAGACTTTTTAGATGCTCAACATTGTGTTGCCTACATTTCCCAGGTGCCTAGTAGCCGATGGCCATCTGCAGCTCTGTGAAGGGGATTTTAAGGCCTCAGCCTCCTGCACTAATCATGGGACTCAGGCAGCCACGTCATGCTGAGCGGTGCCATTAATACACCGGCATGACAGAGCGAGGTAATGTTTCTCACGCGGCTCCTTTGCTATGATGAGTAGCAAAGATTACTACGTTTAATAAGATTAAACCTGAAAACGGTTGTGGCCTACTGGGGAGGGAAAATGTGCCTTTTTCTTGCTTTAGAAGAGACGCAGTGTGCAGCCAAATAACTCCTGCAAGTGTTTTTGTGGCAGCACGAGGCAACTGTAATCCAATAGTGTCCTGAGTCCAGGGTTAGAGGGTCGTGTGCAAAGCTGCAGCAGGAGGGAGAAAGTGAGGAAACCAGAGAGGAAAGGGACGAGTCCACTCTTTGTGCCACATGATTACATAACAAGAATACATTATCAACTGCTACATCTATGAGCCGTCAGACCACCACAGATCTATGCTgtcagagatattaaagcatgTGTTAAAATGTGATGGTGACATAATTACCTATCTGAATACTGTATAGAATTCTGTATGAGTAACTCACCAGAATGTGTGGCACGATTTGAGTAGATGTGGCATTAGTATAAAGACAGTATAATCTGCTATCAAATACCTGGCAACCATCATACAAACATGGAAGacatcaaatacattatatttccCTAAAGCTGCGTTTCACTGACTACcaagctgtcactcaaacaaCTTACCTCCCACTCCGAGGTTCACCTTATTGGGAAACTGGTCGTTATTGAAATCCTGCGATAGCTTGAAGACAGCTACCGGGGCTGCTTGTGGGACCTCAAAAAACACCGACatggctgctgttgttgttgttgttgttatgtattTTACTGAAGATTGTGGAGACAACAAGCAACAAGCTCTCACCGGGACAGCTAACGGGATGAAAGCGCAGGATGAAAAGAGGACTTTCACCTTCAACTTGGATTTAGGGGAGGTGAAGTGGGCGTGAGAGGATTGACCAATAGAAATCTAGATGTATGTGCGGAGCCAATCCCAGCACTGTTTCCgttcaggtcaaagttcaagagAACACGCGCTGTTGACCAATGAATACCCCTGTAGCGTGACGGACACATAGAACACCAAATGTCTAAGGTTGAAAGTGGGTTGGTTGGGATTTTACTGCAATAATATAAATTGCCACTAGATGGAGCAACAGCCTCATTGATCGAACTGACCACAacatgaggttttttttcttcctctctatAGCAACGTCTACCATTTTATAGGTAATATCAAACATATCGAGGTCAAATGACTCACAGGCAAGATATCTGCCAGACAGTGTGGAAAGCAAGGCCGTACATCCCATTATAGATTATAGACTAACTGAACAGACAGCTATTATGCTTGGGCTTGACACGCATTGAGTAAGTGTGCATGTAAGGATGTGTAAATGAGTATGTGCAAGCATTTTTATCTGTTCTGTCCTGAGGGCCTCGTTTGAGCTATGCTGTAAACACGCAGGCTCCACGGTGCTCTCCCCACAGCTGTCTGCAGGAGCTGAAGTGGTTGATAAATGAGGGCCACTCCCGCTCTCTGCTCTCCCCTACCAGGAGCATGACTGTTGAATAGTGGAGGCCGCACTCAGCCCATTTTGAGGCCTCAGTGctgtcttttattatttctgtCTGGTAATGTGGGGGCTGTTAGCCAGTGATGTTGCAACACAGTAAGATAGCACCATCTCCTAATAAGGGATCGTATAATAAAACTTGCATTGATGCATTGTTATGAACGACTGGTGAGTCGACTGAACGGAAGACAAAGTAGTTGAAGTTAGTTCCACTTCCACCAGCTTCAACAATATTATGCTGCTCACTTGTTCATAATTCGGTAATAATAAGCCACTAGCGTGACACACTTAGTAATATCACACTCTGGAGGGGCCATTCTGTAAAACAAGTACTTTTCCTTTTAATACAATGCTCGCTCTTACACTATCAATAAATAGGCTGATGGTTACTTGTTGTCTTTACATCTTGTCCCTTTGCTCCCAAATGTGCAtacaattaatatttatttaaactcagCAATTGTGGAATGCATCAATGGTTAATTAATCCATAATTAATTGTGTCCGACTAATAGTGTAATAGGTCATTTAAAGTTGTATGTGTTGGACGCACAATTGGTGCCTCAGATGTGTTTTAGTTATGTTTTATAGCTGCGATTTTCTAATTTCTTGATATACATGGTGGTGTATGCTCTCATTATGTAATTGCTCATGTTTGTTTTGCGGGCCCTCGTAAGCCCATGTGGGCTGGGACACTTttggtgtgtgtctttttatgtTGAGAAAAATCTATTTGGCTTGTAATTCTGCTGTTAATAAACTGATCTTGATCCTGATACCCTGAAGCTTTATTCAAGAAAATGTGTTATCTTCCTGATAAATTTAAGCAAGCTAACAAAAAAGTTATGCTTTTTTTGCAATGTAACCCAAAGGTTGTCCTTACAAATGGCATATTTCTGATTTATAAACCATGAATAAATGATCTATTAAGCATTTATAAAGCATGAATCACTCGTCATAGCGCATACTGTATGTAGTTAAATTCATCCAAATACTATCACCGAACACTGAGTTACTATTTCCCCGTCCTGTGTGTCCCAGATGTTACTGACTTTCCTGGTACCACCCCCACACATCTCCTCGCTTCACTTTGACAGTagatgttttcattctttccGACCAGGTGAGGGTGTCTCGTATGTTAGCTATCACTGTCAGGCCTGCAATTATGGGATTTGAGCTCCCAGAACAAGGCTCGGGGGCCCAGTGCAGGGTGAGGTGTGTTCGTACCGGGGAGGCCCCGGGACCCCGGTCTGGGCTGTGATGTGAAGTGTGAGTCAGAGCAAGAAGTGACAGGAGCAGCCTCTGGCAGGACAGTGCCCACAGGGCCAGTATGTCACATCCACATCAATGAGTTAGTAAGCCAAACATTCACAGGCCCCTTCTCTGCATTTCCTTGACATTGATATGtggaacatttattttggaatctagcaatgaaatgcaaatatgacacaaacacacaaaaaaagagtggTGCCAACGAGGTTCCTTTTATCAACGTGTTTTCATTTTGCACGCATTATTGCTGTGGGATGCtgacactaaaacacacaaaggcacacatTCAGGCACAAGACAGTCACATTCCAGCTACGGTatcactgaaacacaaacaggagcgtgtgtgcacacacacacacacacacacacacacacacacacacacactggagcacATTCCGAGGGGGGCGCTGCAACGCTGCTCACATGTTGCGATGGCCCCTGTCTCTGGGTCAGAGAGCTGTGGTGAGTGACCACCTTTTTAGCTTCCCGCCTTGTTTGTTTTCCAAAGACAGTGTCATCAATTCTCTAACAAGGGACTAGACACAGCAACAACAAGGAGCACAGGACCTCCCTGTTGCTCCCTGTGTAGTCCGATGACTAATGGAGCACGCATGCAATAACAGACATCAGTGCTGTGTGCGTCCGACTACATTCCGACTAGTGTATTTGCATGTACAtggctttgtgtactttatttgaTATCATGacatgaacctttttttttcctcgagCATGCAGACATTATTTACACTGCTCTCTTTGTACATCTGACAAGAGATGTGCACACCTGAGGGACAGGAATGTACTTGGGATTAGTGCATTCTCATTCAATTTGAATAACATTTtccaaataatacaataatagtGCTGTAAAGTGCAAATTGTCAGAGCTCCCAGCAGCAGTACACTCCCCCCCCTGGCTATTTACTTTTCACAAGTGCAACTACATGATTGTCAGAGTCGCAACTGTTTCCAATGAAAACAACATGAAGGAATAAGTGCAGCGGGTTCATTTGTGTTTAGACTCGCTGAGAAAAAGGCCATTCCCCATCTGAGATGGTCTTCTGATAGAAATCCTGACAATGTCCCTCCATGTGCCACTCACGCAGaataaaggaacagttcaacaTTTACAAATACGGTTATTTGCCTTCTTGCCTTGAGTTGGAAGAGAAGATTGATATAATTTCCAAGCATGTTCAGGTTTTGAGAGTATCAatcctctcatctaactctcggcaagaaagtgAATTAGTTAGTTCCCAAAACGTCAAGCAATtcctttaaataataataataataataataataataataatacattttattgatgtaaaacatttttcaacAAGGTTCAAACTAACCGTTTACATATTTGATTTAAGTTTTGACTTTGATCACCATATTTGACATGTATGTTAATGTCTATAAAGAGCTGCTAATATGCTTGTCACTCTGCTTGTCACTGATATGGCCTTTACCCTATAAGGCTGGGtggaacccaaacacaaggtcTACAGTGTGCTATTCAAATTGATTGATGTTGTCTTTTGGCAAACTCAGGGCCTCAGCTTTATACAAATATGCatgcaaagaaacaaagacaggaagtggaagacTCATGTCTTAATTTTCACCCTCAGTGCTTATTGTCTGCTTAAAGCCACAAAAATGATAAGGGACAAAATAACCTGACTATGTCTATAATGACCTCTAAAGATGTGATATGTTATTAATCCACATGGGGAGATTGTCACGGGGATTTAAGTCTCACATTCACAGAGAATTACACTGCCTTGCTTGTTGTTTTATACAgtaattatttacaaaaaatgaATTTTATACATAAGTAGGCCTAGTTTTGCCAAAACAAACTGTCACTTTGATAAAGATGCCCCCCATAGTTGCTGGAGAGACAGTAGCATTTTCTTTCAAGGATGTTTACCGTTTGAAGCCAAAATGCATGCAAGCTTTTATTTAATGGAAACATTGTCTTTCCCAAGAGAGCCATTACTACCCCTCAAGTAAAGGCTGAACTTGATTCAACCTTGTGATACTTTGGATATATTTTTCCAATGCCAAATAGGACAGAACATACAAGCAGCTAAAGGGAACGTTCAAGGCTCACGTATCCTATTCAGTTAATCCCGCCTCCCTACAGTGTCATTATCTCCATGGCCTGTGTAAAAGCAGAGAGGATAAACATATTTAGGTTGCATGTTTCCTCCATTCCCAACACCGTAGATCACAGACATTACAGCCCTCACATCCCCCTGTTAGCGCtcatatatacaaacacacacctgctggGGCAAGGCCGTCTGGGAGAGAATTACAGCAGGCTAATTTATGAGACCCAAGGGAGGGCAAAGGGCAGGGGACCCAGACTGGCCTGAcctcacttcctcctttcatgGTCTCCAAGTTAGACCTGAACAGGACTTCGGTTCTCAAACACATCACCCTGTCACACCCTGTCTTTCAAACAAACAATCTAATTAGGGAATCTTTttcctaaccctaacacaaTAAGCCCAGAGGGACTGTTGTAACATGCAAGTCAGCTGGCACCTTAGGCTCAGCCGCAATTGTGGAATATTTGGCACTTTCGGAGCCGGAGGTAAGTGGGCGAGAACAGGGTTTTGCTAAAACTCTGGTCCCAGGCTCGCCTCTGGcctcctcatttcctccagAGAGAAGGTGCTGTCATCCGTCACACGGACCCAGGCAGGGGCACAATAGCACAGTCTGGGTCCTGGCTACTGACACCATTGCATGCGCTGCTGATAAGACTCGCCTTCCGGGACCCAGGAGAGCTGAGCCATTACTGACACTCAACAGTTTGGTCCTACAGTTGACCATGAAATGAAAGGATACAGAAGTAAACGTAAACTCTgcatgtaattgtgtttttttctatagTGTCATGATCCTCTAAGGTCTGTGGCTTCATGCCTTCCATATTGCAACATGCTCTCCGAATGCAAAATGGTGGGGAAAAGCTTCCACACCCTATTAGATCACCCCTTCACGCACAACAAGACAGATCTTGCAGACACACTTGAGCTAATCTATTTTCCAAATGTAGCAATCAATTCTTGTTATTGGCTTACATAAGACAAATGGATAGTCATACTTCAGTTCCTCATCACACATCCAGGCTGCCATAGTGACACCTGTAAACAACCACAGCTCCTTTGTAGAAAGATGTTAAGTGCTACTCTACAAAGCTCTGTCAAGTCCTAAAACACATCTTCttacacacgttcacacacacacacacacacacacacacacacacacacacacacacacacacacatacacacgtgcacacgtgcACCCTGACACTGGAGGTGATGATGCTTTTCTTATGCAGAGTACGCTAAAACCCTCAGAGACCAATCGGCTCTCTGCTTTACAGCAGCAGAAACCACAGGTGAAAAGATAATTGCAATCATTACCGAGTCATTAAACCTTCATTCTGTGTTCAGGGAGCTGCGGTCTTCAGAGAACATTcggctctacatctccacatgCATCGGTGTGGTGGCCCTACAACCGCACTGATAAGACACCTGCCACTCTGAAGACTCCGCTTCAGGTTAGCCTGCTGGTGTCATGGAGAGATGGTGGCGGAACAAGATGTAACATGTTCAGCTTTGCCTGGCAAGCCATGGACTTTAAAGGAGCCACCAGAAAGTGCATTGTGGAGGAATGATTGAAATGTCTGTCTGCTAAAGAAGTGGAACGtatagtttttatttgtatttagttGTTTGGTTTTCTCTTTGTTTGGAGTCCAACACATGTGTTTATTGCTCTTCAGCATATCCGGGCTGACCCTTGCTGTGAGCCTGACCTTGC from Cyclopterus lumpus isolate fCycLum1 chromosome 15, fCycLum1.pri, whole genome shotgun sequence carries:
- the got1 gene encoding aspartate aminotransferase, cytoplasmic is translated as MSVFFEVPQAAPVAVFKLSQDFNNDQFPNKVNLGVGAYRTDEGQPWVLPVVKKVEKVIVHDDSLNHEYLPILGLPDFRSSASKIALGDDSPAIQENRVGAVQCLGGTGALKMGAEFLSRFYNRNKNTKTPVYVSAPTWENHNAVFANAGFEDVRPYKYWDAEKRGLDFAGFLGDLESCPEHSVFVLHACAHNPTGTDPTQEQWMQIAEVMMRRKLFVFFDSAYQGFASGNLDKDAWAVRYFVSLGFEMFCAQSFSKNFGLYNERVGNLTIVAHDADNLKRVLSQMEKIVRTTWSNPPSQGARIVAITLNSPELFTEWKDNVKTMAGRVLLMRAQLKTKLQALGTPGTWDHITEQIGMFSFTGLNPNQVEYMVKERHIYLMASGRINMCGLNSKNIEYVAESIHEAVTKVQ